In the Bacteroidota bacterium genome, one interval contains:
- the lipB gene encoding lipoyl(octanoyl) transferase LipB codes for MPQPAAVCHLGRTEYEAAWDLQRRVQERLIDAKRAEPAEALPHVLLVVEHPHVFTLGKSGDRAHLLADEALLAQREASFVPVDRGGDITYHGPGQLVAYPVLDLDRLRYPDGDRATDIHRYLRTLEEAVIQTCADYGLEAGRVAGRTGVWIDAGTERERKVCAFGVRCSRWVTMHGLALNLNTDLSYFGHIVPCGIADRGVTSLAAELGRPVDEAEATGRLLHHLTGAFGLNPTEHASEEAYHFFAGIGVTSGAAAV; via the coding sequence ATGCCTCAGCCCGCTGCCGTCTGCCACCTCGGCCGGACCGAGTACGAAGCCGCATGGGACCTCCAGCGCCGGGTCCAGGAGCGGCTGATCGACGCAAAGCGTGCCGAGCCGGCGGAGGCGCTGCCGCACGTCCTCCTCGTCGTCGAGCACCCGCACGTCTTCACGCTCGGCAAGAGCGGCGACCGGGCACACCTGCTGGCCGACGAGGCGCTCCTGGCGCAGCGCGAGGCGTCGTTCGTCCCCGTAGACCGCGGCGGCGACATCACCTACCACGGCCCCGGCCAACTCGTCGCCTACCCGGTCCTCGACCTCGACCGGCTGCGCTACCCGGACGGCGACCGGGCGACCGACATCCACCGCTACCTCCGCACGCTCGAAGAGGCCGTCATCCAGACGTGCGCGGACTACGGCCTTGAGGCCGGCCGCGTGGCGGGCCGCACCGGCGTGTGGATCGACGCCGGCACGGAGCGCGAGCGGAAAGTCTGCGCCTTCGGGGTCCGGTGCAGCCGGTGGGTGACCATGCACGGCCTCGCGCTCAACCTCAACACGGACCTCTCGTACTTCGGCCACATCGTCCCATGCGGCATCGCGGACCGCGGCGTCACCTCGCTCGCCGCCGAACTCGGCCGGCCGGTGGACGAGGCCGAGGCCACGGGCCGCCTGCTGCACCACCTCACCGGCGCGTTCGGGCTCAACCCGACGGAGCACGCGTCGGAGGAGGCGTACCACTTTTTCGCCGGAATCGGCGTAACCTCCGGCGCGGCGGCTGTGTAG